One window of Paenibacillus sp. FSL K6-3182 genomic DNA carries:
- a CDS encoding helix-turn-helix domain-containing protein, producing MMELDKPWFREPELIYHVFVKDAAHFQKTEDTYDHWALFIVEEGGFEYRMGKSRSERAVKGEMVLCPPHMTFYRKTDGLSFHLIGFQWGNADSAAGEDNTTLPPTGKLILLNKKRMSSTLSLLREARYVKDSLALKYKQHLLRDLMYVYQIESMNRKINYLYSENQVLQRVVHMLQQQAEEGVSLKTIAMELGLSQVQLTRLFKQEFQTTPSSYAANLRMDKVKLMLVNSSLTLAQIAEQCGFTDEHHLSKSFKKSFGMNPSSYRKAYTI from the coding sequence ATGATGGAATTGGACAAGCCTTGGTTTCGCGAGCCTGAGCTGATTTACCATGTGTTTGTGAAGGATGCTGCACATTTTCAGAAGACAGAGGATACTTACGATCACTGGGCTTTATTCATTGTTGAAGAGGGCGGCTTTGAGTATAGAATGGGAAAATCGAGGAGCGAGAGAGCCGTAAAAGGGGAGATGGTGCTTTGTCCGCCCCATATGACCTTTTACCGCAAAACAGATGGCTTGTCATTTCATCTCATCGGGTTTCAGTGGGGGAATGCAGATAGCGCTGCCGGGGAGGACAACACCACTTTGCCCCCTACAGGAAAGCTTATTTTACTCAACAAAAAAAGAATGAGTTCTACACTTTCGTTGCTTCGCGAAGCTCGTTATGTGAAGGATAGTCTGGCGCTGAAATACAAGCAACATCTGTTAAGGGATTTGATGTATGTCTATCAGATTGAAAGCATGAATCGTAAGATAAATTATTTATATAGCGAGAACCAGGTCTTGCAGCGTGTGGTACATATGCTTCAGCAGCAAGCGGAAGAGGGCGTTTCCTTGAAGACGATCGCGATGGAGCTTGGCCTCAGCCAAGTGCAATTGACCAGGCTGTTTAAGCAGGAATTTCAAACGACACCAAGTTCGTACGCCGCTAATCTAAGAATGGATAAGGTTAAGCTTATGCTAGTCAATTCTTCATTAACGCTTGCGCAAATAGCGGAGCAATGCGGGTTTACGGATGAGCATCATTTGAGCAAAAGCTTCAAGAAATCGTTCGGCATGAACCCGTCCTCTTATCGGAAAGCTTATACGATTTGA
- a CDS encoding glycoside hydrolase family 88 protein: MKTKLSREIVKQAADRVYHYMLEDHSGSWGMDLNHWDWVPGVGVIAMLSYYELTGESETMTELIKWSQNNLHLAEKVRVINAMAPYTVFPALYEHTHDPVFLETAERIGQWMMTEAPRTREGAFEHTVTENVKFPEQVWVDTIFMAVLFLAKLAKLTGNVDYAKEAVRQVELHLTLLQDEDTGVLFHGWNSEARNHLSAARWTRANAWIAVAVPMIVEELEGLAVVPKETLERYQLLMRSLIRFQHEEGLWATVLDRPEFYSETSGSAGISCGIVKAVRQGLLDADYLNAAYLAAEAILLKIKPSGEVMGVSGGTPIMPSIEAYNEIACYPTLYGQGLVLMLLSELSDISS, from the coding sequence ATGAAAACGAAGTTATCGCGGGAAATAGTGAAGCAGGCGGCTGATCGTGTATATCACTATATGCTTGAGGATCATTCCGGTAGTTGGGGCATGGATTTGAACCATTGGGACTGGGTGCCGGGAGTCGGCGTCATTGCGATGCTGTCTTATTATGAGCTTACAGGTGAATCAGAGACGATGACGGAGTTAATAAAATGGTCGCAAAATAATTTACACCTTGCGGAGAAGGTCAGAGTCATCAATGCGATGGCGCCATATACGGTTTTTCCAGCGCTTTATGAGCATACGCATGACCCTGTTTTTTTGGAGACAGCAGAGCGGATTGGACAATGGATGATGACGGAGGCGCCCCGTACAAGGGAAGGCGCCTTCGAGCATACGGTTACGGAAAATGTGAAATTCCCGGAGCAGGTATGGGTGGATACTATTTTTATGGCGGTTTTGTTCTTGGCTAAACTTGCGAAACTCACTGGGAATGTGGATTATGCGAAAGAGGCCGTACGTCAGGTGGAGCTGCATTTAACGCTGCTGCAGGATGAGGATACGGGTGTGCTGTTTCATGGCTGGAATTCGGAGGCACGGAACCATCTTTCGGCTGCCCGCTGGACAAGAGCTAATGCGTGGATAGCGGTGGCGGTGCCGATGATAGTGGAAGAGCTGGAAGGTTTAGCAGTTGTTCCGAAGGAAACGCTCGAACGTTATCAATTGCTCATGCGCAGCCTTATTCGCTTTCAACATGAGGAAGGCCTATGGGCAACGGTGCTTGACCGTCCTGAATTTTATTCGGAGACGTCGGGCAGCGCCGGCATTTCTTGCGGCATTGTGAAAGCGGTACGTCAAGGCTTGCTCGATGCGGATTATTTGAATGCTGCCTACCTTGCGGCAGAAGCTATTCTTCTTAAAATAAAGCCGAGCGGGGAAGTCATGGGCGTGTCAGGCGGGACGCCTATCATGCCTTCAATCGAAGCTTACAATGAGATCGCTTGTTATCCAACGCTTTATGGGCAGGGACTCGTACTTATGCTGCTGTCGGAGCTATCGGACATCTCAAGCTGA
- a CDS encoding extracellular solute-binding protein: MKGNKIGNLIMLASLIVVLLVGCTGKSEPTKPSAAPNKSDAPAPVVEQKKEISVSILDRGEVSSEEGSYENNRWTKWINENAPAKVKWVPVPRTQVQQKLNTLIASGTAPDLIWEYDRSYISQLAAQGAIQPIDEYIEKYSTTYKAYLAKHPELKPFLTINGKMYAVANARGQETIANHGIMIRQDWLDKLGLKAPTTVEELIEVARKFKEGDPDGNGTADTVPITFNYNGVQILRALFFNNENQWYLEDGKLTFGRILDRYADSLALQKQLFDEGLIDKEYITDTNFQRSLQLWTTGKSGIYLGSWSMGAEFVDLKKNMPDAKVVPLEPVASKYGKNGLYQEVPANMYIAFNTNMKEDKIEAGVKFLDWMLEKGWEPLRIGEKDVHYKLVGEVPQKTDADKFKKEVFYAREYAILNEWDPKPEWYAVMAAQDPISQEQAVLKAAGLEIAMKNKYRRDIAYNPDLPEVSQLIATFAPIAQQIEAKIVTGGGALTPQGGMEDIRKEWKRLGGENVEKLVQEWYETNKEHLK, translated from the coding sequence ATGAAAGGGAACAAAATCGGTAACTTGATCATGCTGGCTAGCTTAATTGTTGTACTGCTGGTTGGCTGCACGGGGAAATCCGAGCCGACTAAACCTTCTGCTGCACCGAATAAATCGGATGCGCCAGCTCCAGTGGTAGAGCAAAAGAAAGAGATTAGCGTATCTATCCTTGACCGGGGCGAAGTGTCATCGGAGGAAGGCAGCTACGAAAACAACCGCTGGACGAAGTGGATCAATGAGAATGCTCCTGCAAAGGTCAAATGGGTACCCGTGCCGCGTACGCAGGTACAGCAAAAATTAAACACGCTGATTGCATCGGGCACGGCTCCGGATCTCATATGGGAATATGACCGCAGCTATATTAGCCAGCTCGCTGCACAGGGAGCGATTCAGCCAATCGACGAATATATCGAAAAATACAGCACAACGTACAAAGCTTATTTGGCTAAGCATCCAGAACTTAAACCCTTCCTAACGATAAATGGAAAAATGTATGCGGTCGCAAATGCGCGCGGACAAGAAACGATAGCCAATCATGGCATTATGATTCGTCAGGATTGGTTGGATAAGCTGGGTTTGAAAGCTCCGACAACAGTTGAAGAATTAATTGAGGTTGCACGCAAGTTCAAAGAGGGCGATCCGGACGGCAACGGCACGGCGGACACGGTTCCAATCACCTTTAATTACAACGGAGTGCAAATTTTAAGAGCCCTTTTCTTCAATAACGAAAACCAATGGTATCTGGAAGATGGCAAGCTCACGTTCGGCCGGATACTGGATCGATATGCCGATTCGCTTGCTTTGCAGAAGCAGCTTTTTGACGAAGGATTAATCGATAAGGAATACATTACGGATACGAATTTTCAACGCTCGCTGCAGCTTTGGACGACAGGCAAGTCGGGTATTTATCTTGGCTCATGGTCAATGGGCGCAGAGTTTGTAGATTTGAAGAAAAATATGCCGGATGCAAAAGTGGTGCCTTTGGAGCCTGTTGCTTCGAAGTATGGAAAAAATGGCCTTTATCAGGAAGTGCCGGCCAATATGTATATCGCTTTTAATACGAATATGAAGGAGGACAAAATCGAAGCAGGCGTCAAATTTTTGGACTGGATGCTGGAGAAGGGCTGGGAGCCGCTCAGAATCGGTGAGAAGGACGTTCATTATAAGCTCGTGGGAGAAGTTCCGCAGAAGACCGACGCTGATAAGTTCAAGAAGGAAGTGTTCTATGCAAGAGAGTATGCGATCTTGAACGAATGGGATCCGAAGCCGGAATGGTATGCGGTGATGGCGGCGCAGGATCCGATTTCACAAGAGCAGGCCGTGCTTAAAGCAGCAGGTCTTGAGATTGCGATGAAAAATAAATACAGACGGGACATTGCCTATAATCCTGATCTGCCTGAGGTCAGCCAACTGATTGCTACCTTCGCTCCGATTGCGCAGCAAATTGAAGCCAAAATCGTTACTGGAGGAGGCGCGCTTACGCCGCAGGGTGGAATGGAGGATATTCGCAAGGAATGGAAGCGTTTGGGCGGTGAAAATGTAGAGAAGTTAGTGCAGGAGTGGTATGAAACGAACAAAGAGCATCTGAAGTAG
- a CDS encoding phytanoyl-CoA dioxygenase family protein yields MNTASLNIPELMSRFHEQGYLVLPDILSQEKVSLLNAAIDEVLAEEEDTFAHNIYNSVSRHTEIASLIDHEEILPLIVNLLGHNIQLHISHLTVRKPNPNDIKTASHSFIDWHQDGPHPQFPVIAGLTATYYIKVCYILSDMTKPNRGNTKVIPGSHRQPYNPNHKDVRQQLDGEVQVCGKPGDVFIFAQNLWHAGSINQSEFTRRQLFLGYSPIWMRPIDYHQADEHLLKDADPIRRQLLGQISDNKFKFYVPEESMVPLKKMVIDSV; encoded by the coding sequence ATGAATACAGCTTCGCTAAATATTCCAGAATTAATGAGCCGTTTTCATGAACAAGGATACTTGGTTTTACCCGATATACTTTCACAGGAAAAGGTATCCCTCCTGAATGCAGCGATCGATGAGGTCCTTGCAGAGGAGGAAGATACGTTTGCTCATAATATTTATAACAGCGTCTCTCGGCACACTGAAATTGCCTCATTGATCGATCACGAAGAAATCCTTCCCTTAATCGTTAATTTGCTTGGACATAATATTCAGCTGCATATTTCTCATCTAACCGTGAGAAAACCTAATCCAAATGATATAAAGACGGCTTCCCACAGCTTTATCGATTGGCATCAAGACGGCCCTCATCCACAGTTTCCGGTTATTGCAGGCTTAACGGCTACTTATTATATAAAAGTCTGTTATATTTTGAGCGATATGACAAAGCCGAACCGCGGCAATACAAAGGTTATTCCGGGCAGCCACAGGCAGCCCTATAATCCGAACCATAAGGATGTGCGCCAGCAATTGGATGGCGAGGTACAAGTGTGCGGAAAGCCGGGTGATGTATTTATTTTCGCACAAAATTTATGGCATGCCGGATCGATCAATCAATCCGAATTTACAAGAAGGCAGCTCTTTCTCGGCTATAGCCCGATCTGGATGCGTCCAATTGACTATCATCAGGCAGACGAGCATCTATTAAAGGATGCCGATCCGATCCGCCGTCAACTGCTTGGACAAATCAGCGACAATAAATTCAAATTTTATGTCCCGGAAGAATCGATGGTACCGCTCAAAAAGATGGTTATCGACAGCGTCTGA
- a CDS encoding Ig-like domain-containing protein: MMTMKKVFSLFLVFALIMTATGTFGKNEHAAAAEAVVAELQAGDYESSDEVWDFLLGAEFPGAQGSFTRDQSVFKTGLSSAKVAGDFNGGGSYVALERYLTKRIVPADAVSLSFWVKTADAASIYIVLMDGTNQNHSQRLVLQPTTDWQKVTVNAFNAGSEYTHWGGANDGAFHPSLKKMTIKVARAGLRTGLKSGSVWFDDLRIKVTVPDLAIAQTQVGNVFAGANKGTFDVLTTGDTVTWQTYDAWGEPGSTGSSPVTGGKIRLEVPVQSDGYYRLKLSAYQSGTLLKTTETTFAAVPTFDLTAVTASPFGVQTHFAHSWNREMLPLVKYAGAKSVRDAMFWSEIELKKGSYTYNPKFTLYMEGLLENSIDPLMTFAFSNQFYDNFQTPYSAEAHAAYANYTKSVLNRFGGQIKWGEMWNEFNLPGFGGNGPAASQPDVYFNLMKAGYEAAKSVRPDLNVLGGATAGIPAEWLEDLFQLGGLNYMDTLSVHPYRYPDKPEGLLNEVASLNQLVKTYNDGQTKPIWFSEIGWPTQLDPRGVDERTQAAYLIRTYVLGMAAGVEKIFWYDLMDDGTDKKYNEHNFGIIHNGGDPLGAYTPKPGYVALATVARQLTGASLTGQEITNGIYRYKFKKGQKSIHVLWSGTDTETDLTLKTNGPLVVTDMMGRSATYTPKDGEIYITASSEPLFIQGKIDKVIQGSKYRLKSEPSFTGDPISVTLSVYKASSWNPLSARIQLQGSFEHIQASSVGTYPVVFQGIGQPGSYTATAELVVGGKKIGALKNTVVIKQSEELSVKHVLKEGSNFLRVRIDNTKPVDRRLTQIDWQVGANTESEAYNTVLPGFTDYTIDLPIPALQEGTLTPHQLTVYLDDGTVLSSSGNLNNIAVASMTPIVNRTVQVDGALDDVTDLPGIDLFEEGHSRVVPHNGPEDLSGKLWVTYDNDHLYLSAKIHDDLFSQTKSGDAIWSGDSIQFAISLGTPGEAAEWYEYGMALTPDGPELYRWMAMSGVLTGPVTNRQLQIKRDETNKDTIYRLALPWTELSPIVPSDGILSLSALVNENDGNGRKGWLEWGGGIGSNKQSKLFKPMLIGEAGSASVSGVTLDKSLLEMNAGDPAVALLAAVTPENAASKEVTWTTSDPNVATVNAGEVTPVGVGTATITVTTMDGLFTASCIVTVTAAPVVDSEVETSVPTEIVEPGSTETPEPSETEVPVPSETPESGKLEAPSNPVTPAPTD; encoded by the coding sequence ATGATGACCATGAAAAAAGTTTTTTCATTATTCCTCGTCTTTGCATTGATCATGACGGCAACTGGTACGTTTGGCAAAAATGAACATGCAGCAGCTGCAGAAGCGGTGGTCGCAGAGCTGCAAGCAGGCGATTATGAAAGCTCCGACGAAGTATGGGACTTCCTGCTGGGTGCCGAATTTCCCGGGGCGCAAGGAAGCTTTACAAGAGATCAGTCTGTATTCAAAACAGGTCTATCCTCGGCCAAGGTGGCTGGCGATTTTAATGGCGGCGGCTCTTACGTTGCACTGGAGCGGTATCTGACGAAACGAATAGTTCCGGCGGATGCGGTAAGCTTATCCTTTTGGGTGAAAACTGCGGACGCTGCATCGATTTATATTGTACTAATGGACGGAACGAACCAAAACCACTCGCAAAGGCTGGTGCTTCAGCCGACAACGGATTGGCAGAAAGTTACCGTGAATGCTTTTAATGCCGGCAGCGAATATACGCACTGGGGAGGCGCCAATGACGGAGCCTTTCATCCATCACTTAAGAAGATGACGATCAAGGTAGCACGGGCGGGACTGCGCACGGGGCTTAAGAGCGGCTCGGTATGGTTCGACGATCTCCGAATCAAGGTGACTGTTCCTGATTTAGCCATCGCACAAACGCAGGTTGGCAACGTATTTGCTGGTGCAAACAAAGGCACTTTTGATGTATTAACGACGGGAGATACCGTCACATGGCAAACTTATGATGCTTGGGGAGAGCCCGGTTCAACTGGAAGTTCGCCGGTTACCGGAGGCAAGATCAGGCTTGAGGTGCCGGTACAATCAGATGGCTATTATCGTTTAAAACTATCAGCTTATCAATCGGGAACTTTGCTTAAAACAACAGAGACGACATTCGCGGCTGTGCCAACGTTTGATTTGACAGCAGTGACGGCATCACCGTTTGGCGTACAGACGCATTTTGCACATAGCTGGAACCGTGAGATGCTTCCTTTGGTCAAGTATGCAGGAGCCAAAAGCGTGAGGGATGCGATGTTTTGGTCTGAGATCGAGCTAAAAAAAGGCAGCTACACCTATAACCCGAAATTTACACTCTATATGGAGGGGCTACTGGAGAACAGCATCGATCCGCTGATGACCTTCGCTTTTTCCAATCAATTTTATGATAATTTCCAAACGCCTTATTCGGCAGAAGCTCACGCCGCCTATGCGAATTATACAAAATCCGTACTGAACCGATTCGGAGGCCAAATCAAATGGGGCGAGATGTGGAACGAGTTCAACCTGCCCGGATTTGGAGGGAATGGGCCAGCTGCATCACAGCCCGATGTATACTTCAATCTAATGAAAGCAGGTTATGAGGCTGCCAAATCGGTGCGCCCTGATCTGAATGTGCTTGGAGGCGCGACCGCAGGCATTCCAGCCGAGTGGCTTGAAGATTTGTTCCAGCTCGGAGGGTTAAACTACATGGACACCTTATCCGTACATCCTTACCGTTATCCCGACAAGCCGGAAGGACTGCTTAACGAGGTAGCCTCGTTAAATCAACTGGTGAAAACCTATAACGACGGACAGACGAAACCCATCTGGTTCTCGGAAATTGGATGGCCGACGCAGCTTGACCCCCGCGGGGTGGATGAGAGGACACAGGCTGCCTATTTGATTCGCACCTATGTACTTGGCATGGCAGCAGGAGTGGAGAAAATCTTCTGGTACGATCTGATGGACGACGGAACGGATAAGAAATATAACGAGCATAACTTCGGTATTATTCATAATGGCGGTGATCCGCTCGGCGCGTATACGCCAAAACCGGGTTATGTGGCGTTAGCGACAGTAGCGCGGCAGTTGACTGGCGCAAGCTTAACCGGTCAGGAGATTACGAACGGCATCTATCGCTATAAATTTAAGAAGGGCCAGAAATCGATTCATGTGCTTTGGTCAGGGACGGATACCGAAACCGATCTGACTTTGAAAACAAATGGACCGCTGGTCGTAACGGACATGATGGGCCGTTCAGCTACCTATACGCCGAAGGACGGGGAAATTTACATTACGGCTTCAAGCGAACCTCTATTCATCCAAGGGAAAATCGATAAAGTCATTCAAGGAAGCAAATATAGGCTTAAGAGCGAGCCTTCCTTTACCGGTGATCCTATCAGCGTAACGTTATCCGTATACAAAGCATCATCTTGGAATCCACTAAGCGCTCGCATTCAATTGCAAGGATCCTTTGAACATATACAGGCTTCTTCGGTCGGCACCTATCCTGTCGTATTTCAAGGAATAGGTCAACCTGGCAGCTACACAGCGACGGCGGAGCTTGTCGTTGGCGGCAAAAAAATCGGAGCGTTAAAAAATACAGTGGTGATCAAGCAATCAGAGGAGCTTTCTGTCAAACATGTGCTGAAGGAGGGCAGCAACTTCCTGAGAGTTCGAATCGATAATACAAAACCGGTCGATAGGCGGTTGACACAGATCGATTGGCAGGTGGGTGCGAACACCGAATCAGAAGCTTATAATACGGTGCTGCCTGGTTTTACGGATTATACAATTGATCTTCCAATACCTGCACTGCAAGAGGGAACTTTAACGCCTCACCAGCTTACCGTCTATTTGGATGATGGCACCGTACTGTCTTCTTCAGGCAACTTGAACAATATCGCTGTCGCAAGTATGACGCCCATCGTTAACCGCACGGTGCAGGTGGATGGGGCGCTGGACGATGTAACCGATCTCCCTGGCATCGACCTGTTTGAGGAAGGACATTCAAGAGTGGTACCGCATAATGGGCCTGAGGATTTGAGCGGTAAACTATGGGTTACGTATGATAATGACCACCTCTATCTGTCGGCAAAGATCCATGACGATCTATTCTCGCAAACCAAATCAGGAGATGCGATTTGGAGCGGAGACAGCATTCAATTCGCTATTTCTTTGGGAACGCCGGGAGAGGCGGCGGAATGGTATGAATACGGAATGGCGCTGACGCCAGACGGACCGGAATTATATCGGTGGATGGCGATGAGTGGCGTATTGACCGGACCGGTTACAAATCGCCAGCTCCAGATTAAGAGAGATGAAACAAACAAGGATACGATCTATCGGCTCGCATTGCCTTGGACGGAATTGTCGCCGATTGTTCCGAGTGACGGGATTTTAAGCTTGTCCGCTCTTGTGAATGAGAATGACGGCAATGGACGCAAAGGATGGCTGGAGTGGGGCGGAGGCATTGGGTCCAATAAACAGTCTAAACTATTTAAGCCTATGTTGATTGGCGAGGCTGGATCAGCAAGCGTTAGCGGTGTGACGCTTGACAAAAGCCTACTTGAGATGAATGCGGGTGACCCTGCAGTTGCACTTCTTGCAGCGGTGACGCCAGAGAATGCTGCGAGTAAAGAGGTAACGTGGACAACAAGCGATCCGAATGTTGCGACAGTAAATGCAGGGGAAGTTACGCCTGTCGGAGTGGGTACGGCAACGATAACGGTAACGACGATGGATGGTTTATTTACAGCCAGCTGCATCGTTACAGTCACAGCTGCTCCAGTCGTTGACTCGGAGGTGGAGACATCTGTGCCTACTGAGATCGTGGAGCCGGGGTCAACAGAAACGCCAGAACCTAGTGAAACGGAAGTGCCAGTACCTAGTGAAACGCCAGAGTCGGGAAAGCTTGAAGCACCTTCGAATCCAGTGACTCCGGCGCCAACTGACTAA